A region of Piscinibacter gummiphilus DNA encodes the following proteins:
- a CDS encoding TCR/Tet family MFS transporter, which produces MNRSLAVIYLCVALDAMGIGLVFPILPALVRDVAPAADVAPFIGLMASLYAAMQFVCSPVLGALSDRLGRRPVMLLSLAGATVNYGLLACAPNLSLLLLGRAVAGLTSANLSVATAYLTDVSPEDTRARRFGLFNAMFGAGFILGPVLGGLLCDHGVRLPFVAAAVLTGVNFVLACKLLPESRAPGRGRIDRAALNPLRPLREAMASNHRAPLVLTFFLLAATGEAYGICWALWGADAFHWNGTWIGLSLGAFGICQTVVQALLPGPAARVLGERRAVFAGIACACAALAAMAFLQEGWMVFAVMPLFALGGIGTPALQALASRQVDAASQGQFQGVLASAVSLASVVAPLGFSAFYEGVRRDWPGAVWLLVAAVYAVAVPLVVLGTRVSAKPAVR; this is translated from the coding sequence ATGAACCGCTCTCTCGCCGTCATCTACCTCTGCGTCGCCCTCGACGCCATGGGCATCGGCCTCGTCTTTCCCATCCTCCCCGCGCTCGTGCGCGACGTGGCCCCGGCCGCGGACGTGGCACCCTTCATCGGGCTGATGGCCTCGCTGTACGCCGCCATGCAGTTCGTCTGTTCGCCGGTCCTGGGCGCGCTGAGCGACCGGCTGGGACGGCGGCCCGTGATGCTGCTGTCGCTGGCCGGGGCCACCGTCAACTACGGGCTGCTGGCGTGTGCGCCGAACCTCTCGCTCCTGCTGCTGGGGCGGGCCGTCGCGGGGCTGACCAGCGCCAACCTGTCGGTCGCCACCGCGTACCTCACCGACGTCTCGCCCGAGGACACCCGCGCGCGCCGCTTCGGGCTGTTCAACGCGATGTTCGGCGCGGGGTTCATCCTCGGGCCGGTGCTCGGGGGCCTGCTCTGCGATCACGGGGTCCGGCTGCCGTTCGTGGCCGCGGCCGTGCTGACCGGCGTCAACTTCGTCCTCGCCTGCAAGCTGCTGCCGGAGTCGCGCGCACCCGGGCGCGGCCGGATCGACCGGGCCGCGCTGAACCCGCTGAGGCCGCTGCGCGAGGCGATGGCGTCGAACCACCGGGCGCCCCTCGTGCTGACCTTCTTCCTCCTCGCCGCCACCGGCGAGGCCTACGGCATCTGCTGGGCGCTGTGGGGGGCCGACGCGTTCCACTGGAACGGCACGTGGATCGGCCTGTCGCTGGGCGCCTTCGGCATCTGCCAGACCGTCGTGCAGGCGCTGCTGCCCGGACCGGCGGCGCGGGTCCTCGGCGAACGCCGGGCCGTGTTCGCGGGCATCGCCTGCGCGTGTGCGGCGCTGGCCGCCATGGCCTTCCTGCAGGAGGGCTGGATGGTCTTCGCGGTGATGCCGCTCTTCGCGCTGGGCGGCATCGGCACACCGGCGCTGCAGGCGCTGGCCAGCCGGCAGGTGGACGCCGCGTCGCAGGGGCAGTTCCAGGGCGTGCTGGCCTCCGCCGTCAGCCTGGCCTCGGTGGTCGCGCCGCTGGGGTTCTCTGCGTTCTACGAGGGCGTTCGGCGCGACTGGCCCGGGGCGGTCTGGCTGCTGGTGGCCGCGGTCTACGCCGTGGCCGTGCCGCTGGTGGTGCTGGGCACCCGCGTCAGCGCGAAGCCAGCCGTGCGGTGA
- a CDS encoding ATP-binding protein, whose translation MAHGPASLLQFGPFALDRGDGRLLRGGRPVELKPKALALLLALIDHAGRVVAKDELLDAVWGTRYITEGVIKTQVAELRAALGDDPKAPRWIETVHGRGYRFAGQVNADPAPADDPVDNSPLVGRGEELAVLRQAFERARAGERQLVAVAGDPGVGKSTLLATFIATLDGARVASGQCVERWGGNEPYLPVLNALDQLCAAEPGLVPAVRDVAPMWLVQMPWHLPDADRVALQSQLTGASPERMLREFGALAERLAAERPLVWLVEDVHWADPATVHLIAALARRRGPAALMLVLTFRPIDLAFTDHPFGDLRRELRLQRQMHELPLEGLSRDAIGLLVRRRHGERCAPDAFVDQLHRYTEGLPLFALGVLDELVDAGVIAPLADGSGNGLAADATSRLAVPRTLADMFDGQLQRLPADVNELLEVAALAGHPFDHLTLADALGQPPDAVRAHLDDLVRRRIWLLAAGVAQMPDGRIATRCAFRHAVIRHVLAARAGTLTRIERHRALAAAVERQWGATAELAPQLALHHEEGQQPVAAARQLAVAGTTALQRQAPREALALAERGLALLAPLGAAADAERLPLISVRLTATVLSEGMASAAARAQVGDLLARLDTLPAGAATMPLWQVAMLTHLTGRLPGTSARVQRFGAIVRDLPGDAGEVGRAVAGNAAGVDALHLGRLTDSLHAFEATLDLPDRAAHAILLLRSPRDEAWAYLCLVAETLARPALAAAAHAHVDSLVARGSDLITVVMGRWFQVYAHYFRGDAVRAQALAGECVALLESLRASPFLQPHRIALGWANAALGRVDEGLAMAEDGLRRYVDQGSQQGLAGLHAVVAETCRLAGRTDTMARHVREGLAVAERNRDGFALSELHRLQGAAEAAPADQEAALRRALAHARDQDAGLLEARAAVALRDWLVAAARPEDAAEVVAATRARLPEGVDAPVVRALGT comes from the coding sequence ATGGCACACGGTCCTGCTTCCCTGCTGCAGTTCGGCCCCTTCGCGCTGGACCGCGGCGACGGCCGGTTGCTGCGCGGCGGGCGTCCCGTCGAACTCAAGCCCAAGGCGCTGGCGCTGCTGCTCGCGCTGATCGACCACGCGGGCCGGGTCGTCGCGAAGGACGAGCTGCTCGACGCCGTGTGGGGCACGCGGTACATCACCGAAGGCGTCATCAAGACGCAGGTCGCCGAGCTGCGGGCCGCGCTGGGCGACGACCCGAAGGCGCCGCGCTGGATCGAGACCGTGCACGGCCGCGGCTACCGCTTCGCCGGGCAGGTGAACGCGGACCCCGCGCCGGCCGACGATCCCGTCGACAACAGCCCGCTCGTGGGCCGCGGCGAGGAACTCGCCGTGCTGCGGCAGGCCTTCGAACGCGCCCGCGCGGGCGAGCGGCAGCTGGTGGCCGTGGCCGGCGACCCCGGCGTGGGCAAGAGCACGCTGCTCGCGACCTTCATCGCCACGCTCGACGGCGCGCGCGTGGCCTCGGGCCAGTGTGTCGAGCGCTGGGGCGGCAACGAACCGTACCTGCCGGTGCTCAACGCACTCGACCAGCTGTGCGCTGCCGAGCCGGGCCTCGTGCCCGCGGTGCGCGACGTGGCCCCGATGTGGCTCGTGCAGATGCCGTGGCACCTGCCCGATGCCGACCGCGTGGCGCTGCAGTCCCAGCTCACCGGCGCGTCGCCCGAGCGCATGCTGCGCGAGTTCGGCGCGCTGGCCGAACGCCTCGCGGCCGAGCGCCCGCTGGTGTGGCTGGTGGAGGACGTGCACTGGGCCGACCCCGCCACGGTGCACCTGATCGCGGCGCTGGCCCGCCGCCGCGGCCCGGCCGCGCTGATGCTGGTGCTGACCTTCCGCCCCATCGACCTCGCCTTCACCGACCACCCGTTCGGTGACCTCCGCCGCGAGCTGCGCCTGCAGCGGCAGATGCACGAGCTGCCGCTCGAAGGGCTGTCGCGCGACGCCATCGGCCTGCTCGTTCGCCGCCGCCACGGCGAACGCTGCGCGCCGGACGCCTTCGTCGACCAGCTGCACCGCTACACCGAGGGCCTGCCGCTCTTCGCGCTGGGTGTGCTCGACGAGCTGGTGGATGCCGGGGTCATCGCCCCCCTGGCCGACGGGTCGGGCAACGGCCTCGCGGCCGACGCCACGTCTCGCCTGGCCGTGCCCCGCACGCTGGCCGACATGTTCGACGGCCAGCTGCAACGCCTGCCGGCCGACGTCAACGAACTGCTCGAGGTGGCCGCGCTGGCCGGCCACCCGTTCGACCACCTCACGCTGGCCGACGCGCTGGGCCAGCCGCCCGACGCCGTGCGCGCGCACCTCGACGACCTGGTGCGCCGCCGCATCTGGCTGCTGGCCGCCGGCGTGGCGCAGATGCCCGATGGCCGCATCGCCACGCGCTGCGCCTTCCGCCATGCGGTGATCCGTCACGTGCTGGCGGCGCGGGCCGGCACGCTGACCCGCATCGAACGGCACCGCGCGCTCGCCGCCGCCGTGGAGCGGCAATGGGGCGCGACGGCCGAACTCGCGCCGCAGCTGGCGCTGCACCACGAGGAGGGGCAGCAGCCGGTGGCCGCGGCCCGGCAACTGGCCGTGGCCGGCACCACCGCGCTGCAGCGGCAGGCCCCGCGCGAGGCGCTGGCGCTGGCCGAGCGCGGCCTCGCGCTGCTGGCGCCGCTGGGTGCCGCAGCCGATGCCGAACGGCTGCCGCTGATCTCGGTGCGGCTCACCGCCACGGTGCTGTCCGAGGGCATGGCGTCCGCGGCCGCGCGCGCCCAGGTGGGCGACCTGCTGGCGCGGCTCGACACGCTGCCCGCGGGGGCGGCCACGATGCCGCTGTGGCAGGTGGCGATGCTCACGCACCTCACGGGTCGGCTGCCGGGCACGAGCGCGCGGGTGCAGCGTTTCGGCGCCATCGTGCGGGACCTGCCTGGCGATGCGGGCGAAGTGGGGCGTGCGGTCGCGGGCAATGCCGCCGGGGTCGACGCGCTGCACCTGGGCCGGCTCACCGACAGCCTGCACGCCTTCGAAGCCACGCTCGACCTGCCCGACCGCGCCGCCCACGCCATCCTGCTGCTGCGCAGCCCGCGCGACGAGGCCTGGGCCTACCTGTGCCTCGTGGCCGAGACGCTCGCACGCCCCGCGCTGGCGGCCGCGGCCCATGCCCATGTCGATTCACTCGTGGCGCGCGGGTCCGACCTCATCACCGTCGTGATGGGCCGCTGGTTCCAGGTCTATGCCCACTACTTCCGCGGCGACGCCGTGCGGGCCCAGGCGCTCGCGGGCGAGTGCGTCGCGCTGCTGGAGTCGCTGCGTGCGTCGCCGTTCCTGCAGCCGCACCGCATCGCGCTCGGCTGGGCGAACGCGGCGCTGGGCCGCGTCGACGAAGGCCTCGCGATGGCCGAGGACGGCCTGCGCCGCTACGTCGACCAGGGCAGCCAGCAGGGCCTCGCCGGCCTGCACGCGGTGGTGGCGGAGACGTGCCGGCTCGCGGGCCGCACGGACACGATGGCGCGGCACGTGCGCGAGGGGCTCGCGGTCGCCGAGCGCAACCGCGACGGGTTCGCGCTGTCCGAACTGCATCGGCTGCAGGGCGCGGCCGAGGCGGCGCCCGCGGACCAGGAGGCCGCGCTGAGGCGCGCCCTGGCGCATGCCCGTGACCAGGATGCCGGCCTGCTGGAGGCCCGTGCCGCAGTCGCGCTGCGGGACTGGCTGGTCGCGGCCGCGCGTCCGGAGGACGCGGCGGAGGTGGTGGCCGCCACCCGGGCGCGCCTGCCCGAGGGGGTGGACGCGCCCGTCGTGCGCGCCCTCGGCACCTGA
- a CDS encoding DUF1615 domain-containing protein: protein MSSDSFIRRLSALLLSLAALLAGCAGPAPAPARPEGLGPTEARRVVTAELQGKATDAAGWATDIHAALATQELPATVQNLCAVMAVIEQESGWRADPAVPGLPAIAWKEIERRADEAGVPMLAVRAALAVDSPDGRSYAKRLDTVKTEGQLSEIFEDFIGMVPLGKRFLADRNPVRTGGPMQVSVAFAQAHAQAHRYPYEVAGSIRHEVFTRRGGVYFGTAHLLGYEAPYDAPVYRFADFNAGRYASRNAAFQNALSLASGLPLALDGDLVPPAGSARLGETERAALTLANRLKMSEADVRRDLQAGDQPGLEQTTLYKRVFAHVEALEARPLPRAVVPRIDLKSPKITRKLTTEWFATRVNERHARCVDGLTARLASR from the coding sequence ATGTCCTCCGATTCCTTCATCCGCCGCCTGTCCGCGCTCCTGCTGTCGCTGGCCGCCCTCCTCGCCGGCTGTGCCGGGCCCGCGCCGGCGCCCGCCCGGCCGGAAGGGCTCGGACCCACCGAGGCACGCCGCGTGGTGACCGCCGAACTGCAGGGCAAGGCGACGGACGCCGCGGGCTGGGCCACCGACATCCATGCGGCCCTGGCCACGCAGGAGCTGCCCGCCACCGTGCAGAACCTCTGCGCCGTGATGGCCGTCATCGAGCAGGAGTCGGGCTGGCGCGCCGACCCGGCCGTGCCCGGCCTGCCCGCCATCGCGTGGAAGGAGATCGAACGCCGCGCCGACGAGGCCGGCGTGCCCATGCTGGCGGTGCGCGCCGCACTGGCCGTCGATTCACCGGACGGCCGCAGCTACGCGAAGCGCCTGGACACGGTGAAGACCGAGGGCCAGTTGAGCGAGATCTTCGAGGACTTCATCGGCATGGTGCCGCTGGGCAAACGGTTCCTCGCGGACCGCAACCCGGTGCGCACGGGCGGCCCGATGCAGGTGAGCGTGGCCTTCGCGCAAGCCCATGCCCAGGCGCACCGCTACCCCTACGAGGTGGCCGGGTCGATCCGGCACGAGGTGTTCACGCGGCGCGGGGGTGTCTACTTCGGCACCGCCCACCTGCTCGGCTACGAGGCGCCGTACGACGCGCCGGTCTACCGCTTCGCCGACTTCAACGCCGGCCGCTACGCGAGCCGCAACGCCGCGTTCCAGAACGCGCTGTCGCTCGCGTCGGGCCTGCCGCTCGCGCTCGATGGCGACCTGGTTCCGCCCGCGGGGTCGGCCCGCCTGGGCGAGACCGAACGTGCGGCGCTGACGCTGGCGAACCGGCTCAAGATGAGCGAAGCCGACGTTCGGCGCGACCTGCAGGCCGGCGACCAGCCGGGCCTCGAGCAGACGACGCTCTACAAGCGGGTCTTCGCCCACGTCGAGGCGCTGGAGGCCCGCCCGCTTCCGCGAGCGGTGGTGCCCCGCATCGACCTGAAGAGTCCCAAGATCACGCGCAAGCTCACCACGGAATGGTTCGCGACGCGCGTGAACGAACGGCACGCGCGCTGCGTCGACGGACTCACCGCACGGCTGGCTTCGCGCTGA
- a CDS encoding dienelactone hydrolase family protein: MLLLALAAVPGAAAIVEEVMVVTATVESMYGKPVTQPITVTVFRDDDRARAPFLVLNHGRPAQPDEYAKMGRVRYADNARWFVSKGFAVFVPTRIGYGVTGGEDMEYSGIGSARNYPPGFEAAAQQTLRVIDLARGLPYVDGERGVLVGQSFGGSATLAAAARRPPGLVAAINFAGGGGGNPTSRPGEPSRPDLLEKTFAGYGRTTAVPCLWLYSTNDRYFGAEYPKQWFEAYRRGNAAATFVALPPLPASLGPDGHATFTRNPAAWQPAVETFLDGLGFGGLKPPP, encoded by the coding sequence ATGCTCCTGCTGGCGCTGGCCGCCGTGCCCGGCGCGGCGGCGATCGTCGAGGAAGTGATGGTCGTCACCGCGACCGTCGAGAGCATGTACGGCAAGCCGGTGACCCAGCCGATCACCGTGACGGTCTTCCGCGACGACGACCGGGCGCGTGCGCCGTTCCTCGTGCTGAACCACGGCCGTCCGGCACAGCCGGACGAGTACGCGAAGATGGGGCGCGTGCGGTACGCCGACAACGCGCGCTGGTTCGTGTCGAAAGGGTTCGCCGTGTTCGTGCCCACGCGCATCGGCTATGGCGTGACGGGTGGGGAGGACATGGAATACAGCGGCATCGGGTCCGCGCGCAACTACCCGCCGGGCTTCGAGGCGGCGGCGCAACAGACGTTGCGCGTGATCGACCTGGCGCGCGGCCTGCCGTACGTGGACGGCGAGCGGGGCGTGCTGGTGGGGCAGTCGTTCGGCGGGAGCGCGACGCTGGCCGCGGCCGCCAGGCGACCACCGGGACTCGTGGCGGCCATCAACTTCGCGGGCGGGGGCGGAGGCAACCCGACGTCCCGCCCGGGCGAGCCGTCCCGCCCCGACCTGCTGGAGAAGACCTTCGCCGGCTACGGCCGCACGACCGCGGTGCCGTGTCTGTGGCTCTACAGCACGAACGACCGGTACTTCGGTGCCGAATACCCGAAGCAGTGGTTCGAGGCCTACCGGCGCGGGAACGCGGCGGCGACGTTCGTGGCGCTGCCGCCGTTGCCGGCATCGCTCGGCCCCGACGGGCACGCGACCTTCACCCGCAACCCGGCGGCCTGGCAGCCCGCGGTCGAGACCTTCCTCGACGGGCTCGGGTTCGGCGGCTTGAAGCCGCCGCCCTGA
- a CDS encoding DUF4287 domain-containing protein, which yields MATPDKVKGPASYFPSIEKTYGQPIPHWMGVIEAAGPRKHMELVAHLKADHGLGHGHANALVAWFLAQKR from the coding sequence ATGGCGACACCCGACAAGGTCAAGGGCCCGGCGTCCTACTTTCCCTCCATCGAAAAGACGTACGGCCAGCCCATCCCGCACTGGATGGGCGTGATCGAGGCCGCCGGCCCGCGAAAGCACATGGAACTGGTGGCGCACCTGAAGGCCGACCACGGGCTGGGCCATGGCCATGCCAATGCGCTGGTGGCGTGGTTCCTGGCGCAGAAGCGGTAG